The Plasmodium falciparum 3D7 genome assembly, chromosome: 5 DNA window aaaaatgtaaatatttttagggtagaataataataatatatatatatatatatatatatatttttgagataaaaaaattagtataaatatattaatatgtatattttttttttaatttaatattttttcttcttttgaaATATGAAAGGAaagtataaaatttatattccatattacaaaaggaaaaaatatggaaatcataaaaaatgaagtcttaagatataaaagaaagaacacatttctaataatattacatttcAGAAAATGTATGAGTACAAGAATTGTAGATGGTAAGAAATATGTAAtacaagaaaataaaatgagtTCCATAATGGATacaataaatgataatagaattaaattcaaaattaaaaatgattcCTATTTCAAAGAGGGGaatagtaatattattaaaagtaataataaaatgggagaatataaatatggtaATATTAGTTTTCTTTTGAAAAATGCTGAGTATAATGCATATAAGGATAAAAACACATTAAACGATGTAATAGAAactatttttcaaaatacaatgattgtaaataatatgaattttgttaattttaatatgttaCTTACATTTGTTAATAAATAtgctttaaaaataaaaaataaaaaaatattacatgatattatattcttattacataaatatatagacatAACAAAAGatgttattaataataacaattcaTCATgggtaaatataataaatgctGTTGCAGGTATTTGTAAGAATAACagttatttgttatatttaattcgtaataataataataataaggaaaatGTGTATGATATTACAAATGATGTTATGCATGATAATACGAATAAGTgtaagaataatattttaaatatacataaaaatgaaaatataaataatacccATTCCTTTATTCACAAATTTATACATAGAATAATGagtacaaaaaattatatatattccataaGAGAAATTTCTTTATTGTTTCATGCATGCACAAAAttgaatattaaaaatgatcaACTATTCTCTTATTTTTACGAATTAATGCTTGATAAAGATTTTAACAAATTAAATTGTTTAGATATACATCTGTTTCTTCATTCTATTTATAAACTACAACTAAATTGTTCTAATATGTttgttcaaaaaataaaagaacagattttaaaaaatttagacGACTTTTCATGTGGGCAGctagtaaatatattattgtcttattcttatttttttaaaaaacagCCAGAAGGAAACAAAAAATCCAATAccaatcaaaaaaaaaatgaaaaagacaTCCACAAAAACGATAATAAAAACGACAACatcaacaataataatattattaataataataataataattatgattacATGATAGATAACAAACCAatgctttatttttttaaaggaaACACCATTCAGTCcgatgatatattattacataatatattcaataaaTGCTTATTAAATTTGAATTCATTTCCTAATAGAGAGTTTTGTAACtttcttaattttattattcaaaacaaaataaatataaacgaaaaacaaaagaacattattttgaaaaatataataaggtTATTACAAAACAAACACAACATGCTGAAATTACAACTTATGATAGACTTAGACATATTTACAATTataaatttcatttttaaatataataatgataaggattctataaatgtattaaatCATTTTTCCTATATCAATTTGGAAcatcatataattaatttaataaaaaaaaataaatttaaacaagatcttttaatatatatattacatttttataaaaataaaaatataaactttTGTGCTCAAAATACTACACATGCTAATCAAaatgatattttattttttcttcaaaatattactataaataaattagacataaaaatgaaaattatctTGTTAACATCTATAGAATGGCATAATAATTTAACACAAACAATTAAAAAtacagaaaaatataaagataaaaaaataagtcAATATAacgattattattataaattattgaaaagtttatatgatgatatatataatattttatcaaaGAATCATATGATGCGTGAAATAAGATCAATGGATAATAGCtatgaagaattaaatatatgtgaaaaaaaaaaagttgatAGAGTAACATTTAGTTACCTTGATATGAAAGAACTATTAAAAttactaaaaataaaaaatgataataatgaggacaataataaaaaggataaaatttatgttaataaatataatgattattCAATGGGTTCTTATAACCAGAAatcttataataatgaacttatttattataatgatataaagaaAGTAGAAAATaatctttttcatatattacaAGAATACATAATAGATAAGGAAATCAtcgaattattttatatcatcataatgaataaaaatgtgtatcctcactttataaaaaaatctgaaattattatgaataattattttgaaaCATTAAATAAGgatattatacaaaatggtcataataataatgataatataagaaTGGAGAAAAAGTTATCACACAATTTTATCCATACATTAAATTTGtgtaatgaaaatatgttcttaaaaaggaataatatatccaactttttatataataaaaatatactattaaaatggttgaataattttatgatatattatttagagAATACAAAAGATAACgtgtctttattttttaatttatatgtacatatgcttttatttgatataaataataatataaataatttcttaaataatttatttgaaaaaatatgtaatttGTTGAAAAATCCTAATTTGCAATTTcagaataatttaataaatatcatcgatatatattcttctatAATTAAATTGGATAAGTatgaatatgatatatatataaaaaatatttacaattatacatttttaaatatttttcaaaattataaacaattaaatattaaatatatgtcacttttattttattcaaatataatacatttatttgtACATATGTATCAACcacaattttataattatcacgTGTCTTTATCATTACGATTATTAAAACAATTATTTCATGCATTTATAAATTCCTTGGATAAGtctacatataatataattgtatcaaattttaatgaaattacaaagtataaaatatacaataaaaattCAATATATGAAACATCTCCATTAACAAagaatgatataatatatatatataggtctATGACcatatttcattttcttaatatatataattatatgaccTTCAAACAATTAAGAATTTTTTACAATTTCTATCATATCTTAAagtttatcatatttaaagTGAACAATTTTTCCATAAGCGACTTTACGCAAACGCATAAAGGTAAacaataaaatgataaatatattaatgtggtcatatgtgtgtatatagatatatatatatgtatatatgtatatgtttatgtatatatatatgtatatgtttatgtatatatatatgtatatgtttatgtatatatatatatgtatatgtttatgtatatgtttatgtaTATGCTTTTGTCTGCGTATTTTCCTATCtgttgaatatatatatatatatatatatatatatgtgccaTATATTTGTCtacatataatttcttttttgcATACACGTTGtcttaataattcttttttatttttgtaggAGTTTCTTTTGCACATAATTCAGTTTTATActtcttaaaatattttcttaaaaatacaaacaaatataatattatgtgtgAGCAAGTTGTTTTTCCATTGTGTATAATcgatatattaattaaaaggacatgaaattattaagtgatataatattctatagatggggaaaataaaaagaaaaaaaaaaaaaaaaaaaaaaaaaaaaaaggaaaacacAACAATTACACAATGAAGTGTTATTgtgtataatttaattttatttcattcttttgtattttatagaaaaaaatattatataccttttacttatataatgaaaatatatttgttcaaATGAgagtataaaattaaatattattaaaaaaaatgtatatacatatgtgtgtataatatgcatatatttatgtagctaaattaaaattaaaattacattttaacaaaaaaaaaaaaaaaaaataagaaaataaacaaataaatagataaataaatataaatataaatataaataaatgtttgTATATTCAAATGGATAATTGAAAAccaaatttatttattaagaaaaataaataaacatgtttatatatatatatatatatatatatgtatatattttttttttttttttttttttttttttttttttttttgatggaTGCACGTTTAACTTTCTTCATATGCTTCATCATAGGCTTCGTCCCATGTCCATTTTATTAAAGGTTGTTCAATAAATTGATGGTTAGGAGCAGGCTTATCTATTACATCGTTTAAGTAAAATGACATATACGGAATAACCGTTCCATCTCTCATCCTTGTATACATTTTACTTAGTTGGCTGTCCATAATTTTTAAGACCCTTCTGGCCATATCATCCTTTTCAGAAAATCTGAGTTTCtataaaatacaaaacacaaagaattatattttaatacataaaaaataacatttaaaaatgatataataataacatcaaaataaaatcatctaatattaatattttcaatattgTTAAGGGTCATACGGTTACTCTTCCTAAGCAAAAATTTGTTTCTTCGATGTacctaatataaatataaagtaaaaataataaaaagtaaattaaactttttttaattataaataaaaagaatatttaaacaacaaattaaaaataatctgTCTCAAcatttatgtaaataatatatatatatatatatatatatatatatatatatgtgtttgtATATTGATTTACATACCAGtcgtcattttttttaaccaAATCTTTATCACTTATATGTTTTCCTGTGTATCCACTAAAAGGACGTTTTATAGTTCTCGCATAAttcaatttaatattttttatgtttataaattTCATTCTAAACACATTgacaaattaatatattacagcaaaaaaattaaatataaaaaataaaatatataaaacgtattaatgttatatgtatttatagaaataatataattttgatgTATTCCaaacatttataaattttgtattataaaatagttacatataaaaaaatgtaaatttattaaaacaatttaatacttttaaaaaataaaatatatacaaaaaaaaaataataaaatgataaataaaaaataaagtaaatactatattgtataaattttaaaattaaaaaaaaataaaatatatatatatatatatatatatatatatatattatatacacatattcaatattatatttttatatttgtattttacATTCTTCTGTATGCgtgtttacatatatatggataataaactaaaatatataattaaatatattcttttatatatttcattttttattaaaatatacatattatatatatatttttttaattttttgtattactATTAGTTATAATTAACATTTCAtaaaatacatttaatatatcattaaaataaaatatataattaaatattaaaaaatatattattctccTTTAACAATATGATACGctataaataattcaaacGAATTTTTGTTCTTTCTGAATTAagtgtatttatattgtatattgtaaaaaaaacaaaaatatattcataaactctgttctaataaatatataaatatatatatattataatatatttaaaattagaaTGAAATGAatgtaaaaaagaaaaaaaagagtaAATTATGTCCTACAAATTTATATGCGCACATTATGATTTTATTTGTACAccaaataaaaaagtatttatataataatttgagAGATATacctatttttattattatttttttttaaatatatgaatatataataaaacaacatATGTGTTATTAcacttttctttattttctacttataataatatcctAAATTCACAAATGagcaataaaataatatatggaaAGATTACAATAtgtagaaaaatataagaataaatatatcattcttattataatttttattttttttttcttaaatgtATTCGaaaaatttatgtttataatataataaagaaaaaaaatatatagaaaatctACTATCCTGTAAATGtgtaaagaagaagaagaaaaaaaaacatttatataatcaccCTTATAtcgtaatatttttaaaaaattcttaATTTTAACAATAACATCTTTTTTCAATAAATAAGTGGACTCAAATTCAATTATAATTTGTTCTATATACTTTAAGAAGAAGGagaaataaacaaataaataataattttaatataaaaaaaaaaaaaaagaaaaaagaaaaaaaaggtaaaacaaaaataaagtaGACCATTTGCTATTttgattaaatataaaatgaacttatattttttatagataatattcattatataattcaatctttataatatatacatatttatatatatatataattttttagattaatatattaaatacttttattagtaaatttttttttttttttttatatttgaaaaataaaaatataattatttttatacgtttaatttttttttttttttaaatgaatatatataaaataacatgtatatataaatatttttacttattacatatatacataatatatataatatatatagatatatatatatatatatatatatatatatttttactgtAAATAAAACGGCTATTGCCAttgttttttgttattattatttttttttttctttttcttaatatatatacatttataaatatttattaaaaattaattacagttttatattatatatatatatatatatataatatatatatttttttttacataagaatttaattttttaacaattgtatatatattaaaaaaggaacattgtataatataaatattacgcatatataattatattaatttgaattttattattcttacttttattcatttattaattttattcatttatatttcattttattataatttttttttttttttttttttttttttgttctgtAATAAGCTGCtgtgtataaaaaatatatataaatattatatttatttatatatatttttataaataataaaaaaaggggaaaaatatttttaatctcatttttttttttttttttttttttaaaacaaaataaataaatattattatatatctttatgaaattatttctcatattaaatgaataacttcagaaaaagaaatggtaaacattattaaaaaaagataaaaagaaaaaaagaaacatggaaaataaaagtaaataaatattattatatatatatatatatatatatatattatttatgaaaatataaataccaaaaaaaacGTATGTGTTCGTGTCATTATATAAgttaaaacataatatacataaaattttCCTCTTAAtgagaattataaaaatatgagaaaataatttttttttaatttttttacacTTTATTGTAGATGCAAATaagttttataaatttaaagaaaTGGATGAGGtaagtttatataaatatatatgtaaaaatttttcaatgtaatatattctatatatatatattagttaaTCTCCAACGTGTATAAAGAtactatgtatatatatatatatatatatttatatatatttactacatttattatatacacatatgttCAAAAGTGTCAtaagaaaatgatgaaataataatatcgttatattttaatacacACATGATTATAGAAATATACTTATAATTTactgataaatataaaaaaaaaataattatgtttatctgtacatatatttataaagataaaaCTGATGAGTCTTTTATAAAGTTATTCAACTATTGTcccattaaatatatatctatatatatgaaacttatacatatatgtatatatatatatataaattttttttttttttttttttagccTAAGAATGTAAGTAATAGTAGTAATTTTGGAGGGGAGGCTTCATACGGTatataagataaaaaaaaatttaagcaAAAGGAATTATGACTATTatgaatatgtatatatatatatatatatatatatatatatatatattatttataaatatatg harbors:
- a CDS encoding heptatricopeptide repeat-containing protein, putative — its product is MEIIKNEVLRYKRKNTFLIILHFRKCMSTRIVDGKKYVIQENKMSSIMDTINDNRIKFKIKNDSYFKEGNSNIIKSNNKMGEYKYGNISFLLKNAEYNAYKDKNTLNDVIETIFQNTMIVNNMNFVNFNMLLTFVNKYALKIKNKKILHDIIFLLHKYIDITKDVINNNNSSWVNIINAVAGICKNNSYLLYLIRNNNNNKENVYDITNDVMHDNTNKCKNNILNIHKNENINNTHSFIHKFIHRIMSTKNYIYSIREISLLFHACTKLNIKNDQLFSYFYELMLDKDFNKLNCLDIHLFLHSIYKLQLNCSNMFVQKIKEQILKNLDDFSCGQLVNILLSYSYFFKKQPEGNKKSNTNQKKNEKDIHKNDNKNDNINNNNIINNNNNNYDYMIDNKPMLYFFKGNTIQSDDILLHNIFNKCLLNLNSFPNREFCNFLNFIIQNKININEKQKNIILKNIIRLLQNKHNMLKLQLMIDLDIFTIINFIFKYNNDKDSINVLNHFSYINLEHHIINLIKKNKFKQDLLIYILHFYKNKNINFCAQNTTHANQNDILFFLQNITINKLDIKMKIILLTSIEWHNNLTQTIKNTEKYKDKKISQYNDYYYKLLKSLYDDIYNILSKNHMMREIRSMDNSYEELNICEKKKVDRVTFSYLDMKELLKLLKIKNDNNEDNNKKDKIYVNKYNDYSMGSYNQKSYNNELIYYNDIKKVENNLFHILQEYIIDKEIIELFYIIIMNKNVYPHFIKKSEIIMNNYFETLNKDIIQNGHNNNDNIRMEKKLSHNFIHTLNLCNENMFLKRNNISNFLYNKNILLKWLNNFMIYYLENTKDNVSLFFNLYVHMLLFDINNNINNFLNNLFEKICNLLKNPNLQFQNNLINIIDIYSSIIKLDKYEYDIYIKNIYNYTFLNIFQNYKQLNIKYMSLLFYSNIIHLFVHMYQPQFYNYHVSLSLRLLKQLFHAFINSLDKSTYNIIVSNFNEITKYKIYNKNSIYETSPLTKNDIIYIYRSMTIFHFLNIYNYMTFKQLRIFYNFYHILKFIIFKVNNFSISDFTQTHKGVSFAHNSVLYFLKYFLKNTNKYNIMCEQVVFPLCIIDILIKRT
- a CDS encoding cytochrome c oxidase subunit ApiCOX18, putative; this encodes MKFINIKNIKLNYARTIKRPFSGYTGKHISDKDLVKKNDDWYIEETNFCLGRVTKLRFSEKDDMARRVLKIMDSQLSKMYTRMRDGTVIPYMSFYLNDVIDKPAPNHQFIEQPLIKWTWDEAYDEAYEES